The nucleotide sequence AGGTCGGGATAACCAGGGCAGTAGAACAGGGAGGCAGTCAAGAATGGATCCGAATCACaggtgcagacagacagacagacagacagacagacaggcaggcaggcaggcaggcaggcaggcaggcaggcaggcaggttactggtccaggtttgaagacgatctgacagggcttggctgaaaaacagggctttatatactgggagaggttagtggagaaatgcagtgcagctggcagagtaattagagcagagtggggcaaggtgaggatggtgagtgggaaatgcagcgcagctggccaggtaacaagagcagagcagggcggagccaggtggagctcgttaggcagagtagagagagagtgagcaaagtggcagagaattgaattcaattaaggttgttaccagggagagagaatgctcatgacaCTTTTGGGGTCAACCATCAAAGtgctggacctctatagaaagctgagaacctgtagcTTTCGTAGGAAGCAGTCaagataactgtgtgatgtactgacaaagagctacagagtctagaatatattttttctttctgccggattacaagcatctctgaactgaccacatttcagccctctaggtcagtggttcttaaacttgttgtctggcgaccccacaAAAAAGTATGGAAAGGTCTAGCGACCCCACTTTCCCAAAACCCATTTTAAGTCCTTAGCCTTCTCAAATaccgccccccccctccccctcaaaCGTTAACAACTAAATCAAGCAAAAACTAGAAAGCAAAGTAATTCGTTTTATTTACTCCATATGAACAagaacagagaaaaacaaacaatcacGATTAAACAAGCTGCCGCCATATCAGATCAGAACGCTATGTGCGTtgagcgcgcgcgcgcacacacatacacatgcaccattaggcctacaacgtTACATTAATTATATGTATGGCGATAAcaatacaatattttttttatttcccttttctggtttaggcctagcctactttatttaaCAATTTCAATGGGAAGGGTGGGCCTGCTTCCGTGAACATAGCAAGCTAATTCTAGGAGGAATGCTGCATACGGCGACACAGAGATTTTCCTCCACGGTGCTGAGCCGACatctgtatttattttttatatatgcCAGGGACGAAAATGTCTTCTCGCACAGATAGGTCGAACTGAAAGGCGTTAGAATGTCCATGGCAGCCTTGAACAATCCGGGGTATTCCTGGGCAACAGACAGCCAGAATTCATCCAGTGTTTTTGAGGCAAACGATGTCTGTATGGTTCGGTCACTGGATAGCTCAAGCAGCGCATCTTCGAGCTCATTTGACAGATCATTTGAAGAGCAGCTGGTGAATGGTTGTCGTATCCAATCAAAGTTCTCCATGTTTTCCGTCGGAAAATATTGATGGAATTTTTCGAGGAGGCTTTGGAGGTGAACTTTGATGGAGGCTTTCAATGAATTGACATTCACGCCATCCTCCTCCAAAAAGTCATGCAGCTCTGAAAACATCTCAAAATCCCCACTCTCTGCACGGACTGCCCAACGCTGCAACTTCTTTGTGAAAGCATTCACTTTGTCCGAGAGGGTCAGGATGTTAGTATTGAGGCCTTGTTGTGACAGGTTGAGCGTATTTAATTTGTCGAATATGCATGACAAATAAGCAAGACGGGCTATCCATTCCGAGTCAGTGAGATGGTGCGCAAAAGCGGAGTTCGCGTCTAAGAGGAAGGTGCGCACCTCGCTTCGCAACTCAAACAACCGTGTTAGGACCTTGCCCCGTGAAAGCCACCGAACCTCAGAATGGTAAAGAAGGGATTTGTGTGTAGACCCCATTTCCTGACAGAGAAGAGTGAAGAGTCTGGTATTTAGTGGGCGAaatttgatgaaattcaccattTTAATCGCTGTCTGGAGAACATTGTTAAGCTCGGGCTCAAGTGTCTTGGATGCCAGGGCCTCTCTGTGGATAATGCAGTGATTGAACTTGATGTGTGGTGCAACGCTAAGGACCTTTGCTTTCAGCCCTTTATTTTTCCCCAACATAGCTGCCGCACCGTCTGTGCATATACTTAGGCAGTTGGCCCAATGCAGCCCTGCGTCTTCCATCCAACCATTGAGACCATTAAAAATGTCACTGCCGGTACACCTTCCTTCCATCGGAGAGCAGAACAGCATGTCCTCGTGAAGTTTTCCTTCATAACTGTAGCGAACAAACACCAATAATTGCGCGACACTTACCAAGTCAGTAGAGTCATCTAACTGTAAAGAAAACCTGCAGTTTTTTACTCTCTGACATTTCATATCATTAGCGATCTCGTTAATGCGCTTGGACACTGTATCATTGGAGAGGGGGATTTGCTTGAGCGCACTTGCAATCTTTTCACCATGCATTGCGGTGGTCATCGCAATTACTGCAGGGAGGATGAGGCTTTCGGCAATTGTGTGTGGCTTTTGTGCTTTTGCCACAAGGTGGGCCACTTCGTAGGAAGCTGCCAAGGCTTTGGTGGGCAAGGTAGCTTGCCCATGCACTACGGTCTTCTGACCTTGAAGGGCAGCTTCTATTCGCAGAAAGAAAGTCATTGGTTTCATAGCGTCCTCGGGATGGCGGGTTTCGAGATGTCGTTTCATTTTGACAGGTTTTAAGCTCTCATTCGCCAGAACATCGCCGCAAATCACACATTGTGGGTGGTCGAGATTATTTTTAACATGACAAGTGAATCCATATTTCAGGAATTCTTTCTGATAAAGCCTcgttttttcctttttgttctCACCGGCCTGTAGACTTGTCCCATCTGAGGATCGCGGAGGTGTAGACTCACTGGTAGATGGCACTTCCGAGCTTTGGTTTGACTTTTTAAGCAGTCACCTGTCCATTTTGGCTAGGAGGCTACTTatgtctttttgttttgttttacttaaaATAGCGGGAACAAGTTGAATTTGCGTAGTGGGAGCAGATAGTTACATTTTTTCTATCAGCGGACCAGTAGCCCATAGGCTGAACCAGATCTCGTTGAAAGACgaaaacatttctctctcttctcttaactGCGTGTAAATAAGAAAAAGGCATTTTTCCCCCAATATTATTTTCCTTTGTTTCACCtgacataataataatttcagacTGAATACAGAAAATAATTGCCGACCCCACGGAAGTTTTTGGCGACCCCATTTGGGGTCACGACCCTAGTTTAAGAATCACtgctctaggtcacttgatatcccttagaaacacaactgagccctagcaccaggtcttgtgaagctgtgtgcaaaagttgatcaatatagaatgaaaatatgagtgcttttagactattatttgccaaggtatgcccatgcgtttttgtaaaatgcctatggatactccccataggacttttgttatccaaaatgcatactgacaatcaaatgcttactgcacatgaacccctttgtgtagaagcataatcctggtctcaaatgaaaggtaacactttgaggtttcttgtggattatttagattgtatgtcaggtgttctgatatagactgactacacaaaatatggaataattacaaaaaagtctctatttttgcatttactttgttggttcaatgagtgtgtataagatagactatacatctgtacaactaatattggataatacaacatgaagattcaatttctatggattcttgtgaatatttcagtacccaatatgaggcatctacttattgtgctgcagctacactacagccagaagtcagggtatcaccaaaagcggaggaggggggcattttggatcaaatttaattgagacataataaaattaatctgagaatgtaaagcactatacagattgtacatgaaaaaagttgtcatttttggattcccaagagccaaagctttgaaatggtgtataacattactatgctacatagcaatatggtgcatacaattgattttgaatgttgggggaggtgggggaggggggtaaccgtcccgccggcgggacactgaaagttatTTGGTTAACATATAAggataaagaataaaaacataaaggagtataataataaaaacagaacagtaagaatagAATGAAGGCAGTAGAATATGCCTGTGCATGAGAATAAATAtagtatgtacatttgcaaaTAATTAAATAGACAGTATGGGTTAGAGGTCTGAAACTGATTTTTCAGTCCCGCGCCCACCCactcccgcaatattctgtcccgctcccgcattactgtgtcatttttagtcccgctccccccccgctaaagcccgcatgcaggagggatggagggatggcctattcagtttttctttctgtctcacgaaaggagcacacacacctgagaaagactccagatgtctGATTTtaagtttcttggttctgaatgtaggctaacaactgaagtagtctggtgccctcttcctctgtcatgctttcgatttcgagttttgacaatgagcagcaggaacaaattgaacccacgtaaacgacaataggctataggcctgctatccaaatcagttatgcttaaaccccgcttttttttaatgctgcctaacagaacatccagccgaactatagttatgaacactaggctactttaataatttccatatttaattttcaCATTACATATTTAATTttggagtgcagtgaatcatcggtttgtcccgcacccttaacgcacctctctcatcccgcccgctccccgaaagagctttcaaaagttgtcctCCGCACAAGACTTTTTTTAGGCCAGGACCGCAGGTCTACcggggagtgcagacctctactaTGGGTGGTATGGTAGTGCAGTTGccggggcggggggggggttgatAGCTGAGGATGATCgcttccttgttgtccctgtcaagagTGCCATGGCCGTGGACCCCTCAACAGACACAagcaagatgcaatatacagttGGAAGGATGGGGatagtgcaatatcagtatTTTGCGTTCAATGGTTGGGGCAATTTGTCAGTTGGTCTCTGTAAAGGCCAATTTATAGTTCAAAAATTGTGTCTGCTAGGGTGAATAACATTTGAAACAGCAGACATTGTTGCATACTCTGGACATCAAAGTTGTACTGGAGTTTGAGTTCTAATATATGTTGTCATGGTCACAGTGTATGGCTGTTTACTTTCCTTTCAGAGTGAGATGTAACGTTAATGTCCAAGTTGTTTTAGAAAGTAGTGGACATTGAAAGCCTAAAGCTCTGTGACATCTGTCGGCAAcaattcatttttgtttgtttgtcttgtctccagggcttgaaaacgaaattatttttcaaacgttccgttccgaacggttcaggtaggcctatgtttaacgttttcgttcttgcatgcgttccgccaccaacatatcggtcctgaaccggttcggaacgcaaaatatcgttcgttcttaaagttccggcagtgtttggtgggcctatcaagtctatttttgtggactttaccttagaatagacgtagggcctactcattatttccccttgattcagcctataccgtagctatgcccaaaaataataaatcacaggcggcatccaaaaacattcagatgggctatccatcccatagcctacagacttactgtaggcctaacctatgcctataaataatttcttgtTAAAacatatttctggatacgtgctaaactccttacctggttgtagcctaagttttatccatatggggatcttcaaaggcttgcactataattccaaccctgtttataaacgaacctgtctgttgctgacaaggcctatctcaaatttcccatttaactcttctacatagaataggctataattgcccaaacatttcaaatcccgacaaggcgtggacaggcaaaataggctattacgcataggctacaaacaatttccaaatcagtttcagtagcccacgctacgagctggcctaagatccgaagtggcagacggataggttacattacaacagcaagacaaaatatacacatttggaccaaaggtccatttattcgggggggttttttcaaactgcagaaatcaatcCGTAACAACCACACCAGCTAACATTaagtagttggctacatagcggcttgttagctcacattaacagtgtagatgcgggcttgtttttcgcacaaccggaaatagtctccctgacataggatatgcttttgtgaaattttataaaatatatagagaacgaaaaaaaaaggTTATTAACCggctttgtggatttcagaataacgtttctgttccaaaacagttgaagaccattttgttttcgtttccgtttccgctcctcgtaaaattctgtAAAATTCCTTTCGTTTTTGGTTTTCGTTTttgttccttgaaccggttcggaggcctgcttgtctcctcctcctgcaaTCTCTTAGTGGATCTTAgtttttttgcatgtttgtgtgtgtgtgtgatggggttgGCTGTCAGAGAATGTGAGATTGTTGGGATTGCCATCAATAGGATATAAGTAGTTCTGCAAGACAGGTGAGAGAAGTTGGGATTTCCATCGATTCTCACTGAGGGTAAGCTATTAATTTCTCATTCCAAATGCTAaccaatctaatctaatcaaaaTTTTATTTTATCCACACATAATATAAATCTGTGCTCAAACAATAACTGTATGAAGAGAAAGAGTAATGTCGCCTATCTGATTCTGTATCCACAGTTGGTCAGGAAACAAGGATGGAGAACCTGTCCTACGTCAGTGACATTCTTGTGCTGGAAGAATTAGGACACCCTGAATCATTTGCAAATGTTGTATTTTACACACTGCTCTTTGTTTATATTGCACTGCTGATAACCAATTTTGGTGTTCTTTGTATCATCATTAGAGAGAAAAGCTTACACCAACCCATGTACTTGCTATTTTGCAACTTATCCGTCAATGATATCCTTGGTAACACTGTTATACTACCTCAACTGTTGTTTGACATGGTTACTAAAAACAGGTTAATTTCTTATAATGCATGTGTTTCACAGATATTTTTTACTCATACATTTGCCTCAGCAGCACACACCATACTAATCATAATGGCTATTGATAGGTATGTGGCTATATGTCATCCATTGCGATACAATTCAATAATGACAGCTAAGGCAGTTGCAGTCTTGACTGTGTCTGCCTGGAGTTTTGTCATTGTATTAGTCAGTGTATTAGTGGGCCTCACAATCAGGCTGTCTCGCTGTAGATCACTTATTCCAAATTTTTATTGTGACAATGCCTCCTTGTTCAAGTTATCTTGTGAAGATGTGTCTATTAATAATATCTATGGACTGTTTTACACTGTGGTGCTATTTTCCTCCTCAATGGGTACTGTTGTTGTCACATACATTAGAATTGGAGTCACATGCTGGACTAAGAAAAATGCAGAACTCAATAGCAAAGCCATCCAAACATGTGCAAGTCATTTAGTCTTGTATCTGATAATGTTACTATCTGGATATATTGTCATAATCATGCATCGGTTTCCAAAAGACCGCTTTTTAAGAAAATTCATGGCTATTCTTTTTCATGTTGTACCTGCCCATTTAAATCCAGTTATTTATGGCCTACAGACTAAACATTTAAAACTGAAAATTTTGCAACTTTTTAAAAGGAAAATAACTCACAGTTAGAATAATAACTCCTAGCATTTTGCCGCTCCTGCGTGTGCCGTGGTTGAAGTTCAACCATGTTGAACTTTGACCACGGCATCATAGATCTTATGTGCTGAGCCCGGTGGCAACCACAGCAAAAAATGTTGGGTtattacctcaaccaagagcaacctgGCGGCAGACAAAGTGCATGCTGCATGCAATGTGAAGTCCCCTTGACAGCTAATAAGAATCCATCAAACCTTCAGTCATCACATTCACCAACAAGAGAGAGACTTTACTCATTATTGATCATGTAAAATCTTATAATTATAGTTATCTTtagttatcgttcctggtgtgaacagccctttaGACTATATGTGTGAACCATTTCTTGTTGAGGTAAATAAGTAAAAATgcaatatttgtaatatttttcattgcattacatgattttgtgacTTGTCAGCAACACACTTTGTAATAAAGTTGGAAGAGCAGATTTTAACTAGAAAAcacaattccagggaattaccagtgcatgaaaatgcaaaacatatggtgtgaaatatattgttaaaacagatgatgtgcaacatgatgaggtttaatatagttggaatgactgaactaggtagatgaggtttaatatagttggaatgactgaacagttaaataggtggatagtttaaaaggtttaattat is from Alosa alosa isolate M-15738 ecotype Scorff River chromosome 15, AALO_Geno_1.1, whole genome shotgun sequence and encodes:
- the LOC125308333 gene encoding putative gustatory receptor clone PTE03, with translation MENLSYVSDILVLEELGHPESFANVVFYTLLFVYIALLITNFGVLCIIIREKSLHQPMYLLFCNLSVNDILGNTVILPQLLFDMVTKNRLISYNACVSQIFFTHTFASAAHTILIIMAIDRYVAICHPLRYNSIMTAKAVAVLTVSAWSFVIVLVSVLVGLTIRLSRCRSLIPNFYCDNASLFKLSCEDVSINNIYGLFYTVVLFSSSMGTVVVTYIRIGVTCWTKKNAELNSKAIQTCASHLVLYLIMLLSGYIVIIMHRFPKDRFLRKFMAILFHVVPAHLNPVIYGLQTKHLKLKILQLFKRKITHS